In Desulfatiglans sp., a genomic segment contains:
- the coaD gene encoding pantetheine-phosphate adenylyltransferase, with product MNEKLAIYPGTFDPLTNGHISIIKRALKIFDKLVVAILVNPNKTPLFTLEERISMLKEIFRDEANIEIDSFNGLLVDYAVKKNANIVVRGLRALSDFEYEFQMALMNRKLNRDIQSVFLMTDYKWFYISSTIIKEAARCGGDIKGLVPPIVNEKLKRKFGFNKGM from the coding sequence ATGAATGAGAAACTTGCAATCTATCCTGGAACATTTGATCCCCTTACAAACGGACATATAAGCATAATTAAAAGGGCACTCAAGATATTTGACAAACTTGTTGTTGCAATCCTGGTCAACCCGAATAAAACCCCGCTTTTTACCCTTGAGGAGAGGATCTCCATGCTTAAAGAGATCTTCAGGGATGAAGCAAATATTGAGATTGATTCATTTAACGGGCTTCTGGTAGATTATGCTGTTAAAAAAAACGCAAATATCGTGGTGAGGGGCTTAAGGGCCTTGTCTGATTTTGAATATGAATTCCAGATGGCCCTGATGAACAGGAAGCTGAACAGGGATATTCAGTCTGTCTTTCTCATGACAGACTACAAGTGGTTTTATATAAGCTCAACCATCATAAAGGAGGCAGCCCGGTGTGGCGGGGATATCAAGGGGCTTGTTCCTCCGATTGTAAATGAAAAGCTGAAACGGAAATTTGGTTTTAATAAAGGTATGTAA
- the rsmD gene encoding 16S rRNA (guanine(966)-N(2))-methyltransferase RsmD: MRITGGELNGRVLGSLSGMNIRPTSSKVRQAVFNIIGNDTTGFHVMDIFAGTGIMGIEALSRGAEWALFFDNSMRSVELIRKNLELCGLSDRGYVLKGDIKNSMPAHEKLKKGVIDLAFIDPPYGRELIPCVLETITKMGIMSDNGIIVTESKRDEVLPLNAGKFILNKTRIYGETKIDIYERQI, from the coding sequence ATGAGAATAACAGGGGGAGAGCTAAACGGGCGGGTGCTTGGCAGTTTGAGCGGCATGAATATACGCCCCACATCAAGCAAGGTGAGGCAGGCGGTTTTTAATATCATAGGTAATGATACCACCGGCTTTCATGTAATGGATATCTTTGCCGGGACAGGGATCATGGGCATAGAGGCCTTGAGCAGGGGGGCTGAATGGGCCTTGTTCTTTGATAACTCAATGAGGTCAGTTGAGCTTATCAGGAAAAATCTTGAATTATGCGGTCTCAGCGACAGGGGATATGTTTTAAAGGGGGATATTAAGAATAGTATGCCTGCCCATGAGAAGCTGAAAAAGGGTGTAATTGATCTTGCCTTTATCGACCCTCCCTATGGCAGGGAGCTGATTCCCTGTGTGCTGGAAACAATCACCAAAATGGGGATAATGTCTGACAATGGCATAATTGTTACAGAGTCAAAAAGAGATGAGGTCCTGCCCCTGAATGCAGGGAAATTTATTCTGAATAAAACCAGGATATATGGTGAAACAAAAATAGATATATATGAAAGGCAAATATAA